The region CGTCAACATGCTGGCGCTGAATCGCGGACGGCCCCTGCAGATGGGCCTGCGCGAGATGCTGTCGGCGTTCATCGATTTCCGCGAGGAAGTCGTGGTTCGCCGCACCAAGTACGAACTGGGCAAGGCGCGCGACCGCGGCCACGTCCTGGTCGGTCTGGCCATCGCCGTGGTCAATATCGACGAGTTCATCCACATCATCCGTTCGTCCAAGGACCCGGCCGAGGCGCGCGAGCGCCTGTGCGATCGCAACTGGCCGGCCGGCGATATGATTCCGCTGGTCGAGCTGATCGCCGACCCGCGCACGGTCATGCTGGATGACAACAATGTCCGCCTGACCGACGAGCAGGCCCGCGCCATTCTGGCCCTGACGCTTTCGCGTCTGACCGGCCTTGGACGGGAGGAAATCTTCGAGGAAGCCGGCACGCTGGCCGAAGCCATCCGTGGCTATCTGGAGCTGCTGTCGGACCGCGCTAACATCATGGGCGTGGTGCGCAAGGAACTGGTGGAAGTGCGTGAGCGCTTCGCCATTCCGCGCCGCACCCCCATCGTGGACGGCGAAGCCGGCGTCGATGACGAAGACCTGATCCCCCGCGAGGAGATGGTGGTCACCGTCACCCATGGCGGCTACGTCAAGCGCACACCGCTGGCCAGCTACCGGACCCAGCATCGCGGCGGCAAAGGCCGCTCCGGCATGGCGACGAAGGAAGAAGATGCGGTCACCCGTGTGTTCTCGGCCTCGACCCACGCGCCGGTGCTGTTCTTCACCTCGGGCGGCAAGGTCTTCAAGCTGAAGGTCTGGCGTCTGCCGCTGGGTAATCCGACCTCGCGCGGCAAGGCGTTCGTGAACCTGCTGCCAATCGAGCCGGGCGAACAGATCACGTCCATTCTGCCGTTGCCGGAGGACGAAGCGAGCTGGGACCGCCTGGACGTGATGTTCGCCACCGCAAGCGGCAATGTGCGCCGCAACAAGCTGTCCGACTTCGCCGACATCCGCCGGAACGGCAAAATCGCCATGAAGCTGGACGAGAGCGACCACATCATCGGCGTCGGCCTCTGCACCACCGAAAACGACGTGCTGCTGACCACGGCCCTGGCGCGTTGCATCCGCTTCGCCGTGGATGAGGTTCGCGTCTTCGCGGGCCGGGAATCCACGGGTGTTCGCGGCGTCAAGCTGGCCGAGGACGACACTGTCATCTCGATGGCCATCCTGCGCAGCGTCGACGCCTCTCCGGCCGAGCGCGCCGCTTATCTCAAACAGGCCAACGCCTTGCGCGCCGCGACGGGTGAAGGGGAGGCGGACGCCGCCCCCGCGCCGGACGAGGAAGAGGATGTCGCCGACGGCGCCGTTTCGCTCAGCGTCGAGCGGTTCGCCGAACTGGGCGCCGCCGAGGAGTTCGTGCTGACCGTTTCGTCCGAAGGCTTCGGCAAGCGCACCAGCGCCTATGACTATCGCCGGACGGGCCGTGGCGGGCAGGGCCTGATCGCCCACGACGTCACCAAGCGCGGCGGCAAGCTGGCGGCTTCGTTCCCGGTCGAGGACTCCGACGAAATCCTTCTGGTGACAGACGCGGGGCAATTGATACGTTGCCCCGTCGCTCAAATCCGTGTTGCAGCGCGAAACACCCAAGGGGTGACCATCTTCCGCAAGTCGGGCGATGAGCATGTCGTGAGTGTCGAGCGTCTGGCGGAGGCCGGCGGCGTCGATGACGAGGAAAGCGGGGCGGACGAGACCCCGTAGACGCTCAACGCAGCCAAGGGGGTAGGTTTGTCTTTCGTCGGTCTTTATCCGGGTACCTTTGACCCGATCACCAACGGTCACCTCGACATCATTGGTCGAGCCGTGAAGTTGGTCGACAAATTGGTGATCGGGGTCGCCATCAATACCGGCAAGGGTCCGATGTTCACGCTCGAAGAGCGTGTGGACAGCATCCGCCGCGAAACCGCCCAGTTCGCCGGCAAGACCGAGATCGTGGTCCAGCCGTTCGAAAGCCTGTTGATGAACTTCGCCCGCGAGGTCGGCGCCAAGATCATCGTGCGGGGCCTGCGGGCGGTCGCCGACTTCGAATACGAGTTCCAGATGACGGCCATGAACCAGCAGCTCGATCGTGAGATCGAGACGGTGTTCCTAATGGCTGATCCCCGCCACCAGGCGATCGCCTCGCGGCTGGTCAAGGAGATCGCCCTGCTGGGGGGTGATGTCCACAAATTCGTCCCGCCGGGCGTTCGCGACGAACTGATGGCCAAGGTCGTCCAGCCTTAGAAATCCACATTCCCAGAGGAATGACATGATCCGACCCCTGACCATCGCCGCGGCTGTCGCGGCCATCGCCGCGCCTGCCTTGGCCGCGCCCGGCGCCGCCGACTGGCGCATCCCCGATCCCGAGAACGTCCTGGTGATCGACACCAACAAGGGGCGGGTCGTCGTCGAGCTTATGCCGGAAGTGGCTCCCGGCCACGTGACCCGCGTACGCGAGTTGGCCCGCGCGGGCCTCTATGACGGGCGCACCTTCTTTCGCGTCATCGACCAATTCATGGCCCAGACCGGCGATCCCAAGGACGACGGCACCGGTGGTTCGGAAAAGGAAGACCTGACGGGCGAGTTCACCTGGCGCCGTGGCGCGAACTCGATGTTCTCGACCGTGGCCAAGCCGAGCGGGGCGGAGTTGGGCTTTGTCGGCGCCATGCCGGCCATGAGCCAGACGACCTTGCTCGCCGCCATGACAGCTGATCGCAAGGTTTCGGCCTGGGGGATGTTCTGCCCCGGCGTCCTGGGGATGGCGCGCGGCGATAATCCTGACTCGGCCAACAGCCAGTTCTTCATCATGCGCCAGGCGTATCCCTCGCTGGACAAACGCTACACCGCCTTCGGCCGCACGCTTTCGGGCCTCGAAGCCGTGCGATCGATCAAGACCGGCGAGCCGGTGCCGGCGCCGCAGGACGTGATGCAAAAGGTCCGTGTTCTGGCCGACATTCCGGCTGGTCAACGCCCTTCGGTGCGGGTGGTCGACACCAAGAGCGCCTGGTTCCTGGCCGAGGTCGAGCGGGTCAAGGCGACGCGGGGCGCGGATTTTTCACCCTGCGACGTCGACATTCTGGCTGAAGTGAAATAGGGCGGGTTCATGAGCACCGATCCCGAAAACACCATCGTCATGACCCTGGAAAGCGGTCCTGTCGTTATCCGCCTCCGTCCTGACCTGGCTCCGGGCCACGTCGCGCGGATCAAGGAACTGGCCCGTGAAGGCTTTTATGACGGCGTGACCTTCCACCGCGTCATCCCCGGCTTCATGGCCCAAGGCGGCGATCCGACCGGCACCGGCCGCAGCGGCTCCGACAAGCCGGACCTGAAGGCGGAGTTCTCCGACGCCGAACACGTCCGTGGCGTCTGCTCCATGGCCCGCACGCCTGACCCGAACTCGGCCAACAGCCAGTTCTTCATCTGCTTCGACGAAGTCACCTTCCTGGACGGTCAGTACACCGTGTGGGGCGAGGTGGTCGAAGGCATGGAGAATGTCGACGCCCTGCCGGTCGGCGAGCCGCCGCAGAACCCGGGCAAGATTCTGAGCTTCAAGGTCGCCGCCGACGCCTAAGGCGTTCGAGCGAGCGTAACGACCACCGGGCGGTGGTCCGAGCCCAGTCTCGGACCCCGCTCG is a window of Caulobacter sp. NIBR2454 DNA encoding:
- the gyrA gene encoding DNA gyrase subunit A — its product is MSVIVSRALPDVRDGLKPVHRRIFYSMHDLGMTPDKSYSKSARVVGDVLGRFHPHGDASVYFAMVRMAQPFSMNLVLIDGQGNFGSIDGDMPAAMRYTESRMAPPTTALLADIDKDTVDFQENYDGKELEPVVLPARIPNLLVNGAGGIAVGMATNIPPHNLGEVVDAALALIDTPDIALDDLLDIVPGPDFPTGGEIIGRSGPRQALQTGRGSVIMRGIATIEEIRQGREAIIITAIPYQVNKASLVEHIAELVRDKKIEGISDLRDESDRDGMRIVIELKREASGDVLLNQLYRYTSLQTSFGVNMLALNRGRPLQMGLREMLSAFIDFREEVVVRRTKYELGKARDRGHVLVGLAIAVVNIDEFIHIIRSSKDPAEARERLCDRNWPAGDMIPLVELIADPRTVMLDDNNVRLTDEQARAILALTLSRLTGLGREEIFEEAGTLAEAIRGYLELLSDRANIMGVVRKELVEVRERFAIPRRTPIVDGEAGVDDEDLIPREEMVVTVTHGGYVKRTPLASYRTQHRGGKGRSGMATKEEDAVTRVFSASTHAPVLFFTSGGKVFKLKVWRLPLGNPTSRGKAFVNLLPIEPGEQITSILPLPEDEASWDRLDVMFATASGNVRRNKLSDFADIRRNGKIAMKLDESDHIIGVGLCTTENDVLLTTALARCIRFAVDEVRVFAGRESTGVRGVKLAEDDTVISMAILRSVDASPAERAAYLKQANALRAATGEGEADAAPAPDEEEDVADGAVSLSVERFAELGAAEEFVLTVSSEGFGKRTSAYDYRRTGRGGQGLIAHDVTKRGGKLAASFPVEDSDEILLVTDAGQLIRCPVAQIRVAARNTQGVTIFRKSGDEHVVSVERLAEAGGVDDEESGADETP
- the coaD gene encoding pantetheine-phosphate adenylyltransferase, producing MSFVGLYPGTFDPITNGHLDIIGRAVKLVDKLVIGVAINTGKGPMFTLEERVDSIRRETAQFAGKTEIVVQPFESLLMNFAREVGAKIIVRGLRAVADFEYEFQMTAMNQQLDREIETVFLMADPRHQAIASRLVKEIALLGGDVHKFVPPGVRDELMAKVVQP
- a CDS encoding peptidylprolyl isomerase, with amino-acid sequence MIRPLTIAAAVAAIAAPALAAPGAADWRIPDPENVLVIDTNKGRVVVELMPEVAPGHVTRVRELARAGLYDGRTFFRVIDQFMAQTGDPKDDGTGGSEKEDLTGEFTWRRGANSMFSTVAKPSGAELGFVGAMPAMSQTTLLAAMTADRKVSAWGMFCPGVLGMARGDNPDSANSQFFIMRQAYPSLDKRYTAFGRTLSGLEAVRSIKTGEPVPAPQDVMQKVRVLADIPAGQRPSVRVVDTKSAWFLAEVERVKATRGADFSPCDVDILAEVK
- a CDS encoding peptidylprolyl isomerase yields the protein MSTDPENTIVMTLESGPVVIRLRPDLAPGHVARIKELAREGFYDGVTFHRVIPGFMAQGGDPTGTGRSGSDKPDLKAEFSDAEHVRGVCSMARTPDPNSANSQFFICFDEVTFLDGQYTVWGEVVEGMENVDALPVGEPPQNPGKILSFKVAADA